A portion of the Clostridium gelidum genome contains these proteins:
- a CDS encoding ABC transporter ATP-binding protein, producing MIKIDNLVVSYGGIEALKGVSLEVPSGKIVTLVGANGAGKSTTLKSIVGLVKPKSGTIDYEGTDLTKLKTEGMVKEGIALVPEGRRVFSDLTVLENLKIGAYTRKDSKGIAEDLEKVYSLFPRLKERTWQVSGTLSGGEQQMLAIGRALMSRPKLIMMDEPSLGLAPIIVKELFGIIKRINEEGMTVLLIEQNANAALKIADIGYIMETGRIILTGTGKELLNNEEIKKAYLGETL from the coding sequence ATGATTAAAATAGATAATTTAGTAGTATCCTATGGTGGAATAGAAGCTTTAAAAGGTGTAAGCTTAGAGGTGCCAAGTGGAAAAATAGTAACTTTAGTTGGAGCTAATGGAGCAGGGAAAAGTACTACATTAAAATCTATAGTAGGTCTTGTTAAACCTAAAAGTGGTACTATAGATTATGAAGGTACGGATTTAACAAAACTTAAGACTGAGGGTATGGTTAAAGAAGGTATAGCATTAGTTCCAGAAGGAAGACGGGTGTTCTCAGACCTTACAGTACTAGAAAATTTAAAAATAGGTGCCTACACGCGAAAAGATAGCAAGGGAATAGCAGAAGATTTAGAAAAAGTATATTCACTTTTTCCAAGGTTAAAAGAAAGAACTTGGCAAGTATCAGGTACCCTTTCTGGTGGAGAGCAACAGATGCTTGCTATAGGAAGAGCACTTATGTCAAGACCTAAATTAATAATGATGGATGAACCTTCTTTAGGGCTTGCGCCTATAATTGTAAAAGAATTATTTGGGATTATAAAGAGAATTAACGAAGAAGGTATGACAGTTCTTCTAATAGAACAAAATGCTAATGCAGCATTAAAAATAGCTGATATAGGTTATATTATGGAAACTGGAAGAATAATATTAACGGGTACAGGTAAGGAATTGCTTAATAATGAAGAAATTAAAAAAGCTTATCTTGGTGAAACATTGTAA
- a CDS encoding branched-chain amino acid ABC transporter permease, protein MKKRNKLLNIALIAIVFLLLLAANNGLDSYKIRILNLCAIYTIFALSLNLINGFTGLFSLGHAGFIALGAYTTALLTMSEKIKTQNFFMEALIAPLNHLSIPFLPALIVAGLISAFIAFLIGAPALRLKGDYLAIATLGFAEIIRVVLNNVQNITNGALGLRGIPHYTNLYWSFGIAIVTIIIVASLINSSYGRALKAIREDEIAAESMGINLFKHKTIAFVIGAFFAGIGGGLLGNLMGTIDPSMFKFVFTFNILLIVVVGGMGSITGTVIAAFIVTIGGELLRFLDMEKVYSFGFISFTGIPGLRMVIFSILLMIIVLFFRTGIMGTKEFTWKSIFKYSNKKPLDEGGNK, encoded by the coding sequence ATGAAGAAGAGAAATAAACTTTTAAATATAGCTCTTATTGCGATTGTATTTTTACTCTTATTAGCTGCAAATAATGGCTTGGACAGTTATAAAATTAGAATTTTAAACTTATGTGCAATATATACAATTTTTGCACTGAGTCTAAATTTGATAAATGGATTTACTGGATTATTTTCACTAGGACATGCTGGTTTTATAGCATTAGGTGCGTATACAACAGCACTTCTTACTATGTCTGAAAAAATAAAAACTCAAAATTTCTTTATGGAAGCTTTAATAGCTCCATTAAACCATTTATCAATTCCATTTCTGCCAGCATTAATTGTGGCAGGGCTCATTTCAGCATTCATAGCATTTTTAATAGGTGCTCCTGCTTTAAGACTTAAAGGTGATTACCTAGCTATTGCAACTTTAGGTTTCGCAGAAATTATAAGAGTAGTTCTTAATAATGTTCAAAATATAACAAATGGAGCTTTAGGCCTCAGAGGTATTCCACATTATACAAATTTATATTGGAGTTTCGGGATAGCGATTGTAACTATAATAATTGTTGCATCTCTAATAAATAGTTCTTACGGAAGAGCTTTAAAAGCTATACGCGAAGATGAAATTGCAGCTGAAAGTATGGGAATAAATTTATTTAAACATAAAACTATAGCATTTGTTATAGGGGCTTTCTTTGCTGGTATAGGTGGGGGTCTACTTGGAAATTTAATGGGTACTATAGATCCTAGTATGTTTAAATTTGTTTTCACATTTAATATACTTCTTATAGTAGTTGTTGGAGGTATGGGAAGTATTACAGGTACAGTAATTGCAGCTTTTATTGTAACAATTGGAGGAGAACTTTTAAGATTCTTGGATATGGAAAAAGTATATAGTTTTGGATTTATAAGTTTTACTGGTATACCTGGACTTAGAATGGTTATTTTTTCGATTTTACTTATGATTATAGTATTGTTCTTTAGGACTGGAATTATGGGAACAAAAGAATTTACATGGAAATCGATATTTAAATATTCAAATAAAAAACCTCTAGACGAAGGAGGGAATAAATAA
- a CDS encoding DUF47 domain-containing protein: MFNLKPKEDKFYKLFLEAAKNVNEGARILRGSLDTLSDKESNVDKIEELEHEGDKLVTIVVKELNEAFITPIDREDIYSIIKKLDDVLDLINSTMHRFLMYDINESTHEAKLLADMIVKCTEHILDLMIGLNSVGNKAKYIEEKIIIIHDIESEADSLFRKTVSNLFKNETNAIEIIKWKEIYQILENTIDNCEKIANTVEGVVIKNA; this comes from the coding sequence ATGTTTAACTTAAAGCCAAAAGAAGACAAATTCTATAAATTGTTTTTAGAAGCAGCAAAAAATGTGAATGAAGGGGCAAGGATTTTAAGAGGAAGTTTGGATACCTTATCAGATAAGGAAAGTAATGTAGATAAAATTGAAGAATTAGAACATGAGGGCGACAAATTAGTAACTATTGTAGTTAAAGAATTAAATGAAGCATTTATAACACCAATAGATAGGGAAGATATCTATTCAATAATTAAGAAACTTGATGATGTATTAGATTTAATTAATTCAACTATGCATAGATTTTTGATGTATGATATTAATGAAAGTACACATGAAGCTAAGCTTTTAGCCGATATGATAGTAAAGTGCACTGAACATATTTTAGACTTAATGATTGGACTTAATTCAGTAGGTAACAAAGCAAAATACATAGAAGAGAAAATTATAATTATACATGATATCGAAAGTGAAGCAGATAGTTTATTTAGAAAAACAGTATCAAATTTATTCAAAAATGAAACTAATGCTATAGAAATTATAAAATGGAAAGAAATATATCAAATTTTAGAAAATACTATTGATAATTGTGAAAAAATTGCAAATACTGTAGAGGGAGTTGTCATTAAGAATGCTTAG
- a CDS encoding diguanylate cyclase, with protein sequence MNKLYEKAKEKLSLLDNMYDVIRIIDPINKNIINISNDEITKHKEKCYDMINKGEICDNCISMRVDIEKDTFVKLEYISNKIMLIVATPINIRGEMYVVEIIKDISSQNNKIASINYNFDEKFKTIIENMNEKIITDDLTGAYNRNYIEGRLPVDINNSIINEYLLSVIMIEIHDFENVNEEYGYKIGVEILKDLSELVNQLVLQNSYWIGRYSNNKFIVVLNNIDRKESDNILADIRDLLEDISFEFDDKIIKLKVSFGIYCSKNEIVHIKNILKELEKSIYEEKQKTLDKKTNKEEKLSILNYRIQELRNVLNEMCISLDDKAEYEQTLKISQELDELIVEYMKNVI encoded by the coding sequence ATGAATAAGTTATATGAAAAAGCAAAGGAAAAATTATCATTGCTAGACAATATGTATGATGTTATTAGAATTATTGATCCTATTAACAAAAATATAATAAATATTAGTAACGATGAGATTACAAAACATAAAGAGAAGTGCTATGACATGATAAATAAAGGTGAAATATGTGACAATTGTATTTCGATGAGAGTTGATATTGAAAAAGATACATTTGTTAAATTAGAATACATTTCGAATAAAATAATGTTAATAGTTGCAACCCCAATAAATATACGTGGAGAAATGTATGTTGTTGAAATAATAAAAGATATATCTTCACAGAATAATAAAATAGCAAGTATTAATTATAATTTTGATGAAAAATTTAAAACTATTATTGAAAATATGAATGAGAAAATCATTACAGATGATTTAACAGGTGCTTATAATAGAAATTATATTGAAGGAAGACTACCTGTTGATATAAATAATAGTATAATAAATGAATATTTATTATCAGTAATAATGATAGAGATACATGATTTTGAAAATGTAAATGAAGAATATGGATATAAAATAGGAGTGGAAATTTTAAAAGATTTGTCTGAGCTTGTTAATCAGTTAGTCCTACAAAATTCATATTGGATTGGGAGATATTCTAATAATAAATTTATTGTTGTTTTGAATAATATAGATAGGAAAGAATCGGATAATATTTTAGCGGATATAAGAGATTTACTAGAAGATATTTCATTTGAATTTGATGACAAAATTATTAAACTAAAGGTTAGTTTTGGTATATATTGCAGTAAAAATGAAATAGTTCATATTAAAAATATTTTAAAAGAATTGGAAAAAAGTATTTATGAAGAGAAACAAAAAACACTAGATAAAAAAACAAATAAGGAAGAAAAGTTATCAATATTAAATTATAGAATTCAGGAATTAAGGAATGTTTTAAATGAAATGTGTATATCATTAGATGATAAAGCAGAGTATGAACAAACATTAAAGATAAGCCAAGAGTTAGATGAATTAATTGTAGAATATATGAAAAATGTAATATAA
- a CDS encoding [FeFe] hydrogenase, group A translates to MIDKKTALIQSALGSVFSVFSETELKELTNNKRSIAICGKVNKPGIIEVPEGATLNDIIELCGGLINKSNFKAAQIGLPFGGFLTEDSLNKEFDFGLFYENIARTIIILSAEDCIIQFEKFYIRYLLAKIKDGSYKNYEIVKDDITEMFNILNRISKGVSNMREIYLLRNLAVAVKCKMHQKHNIMEEIIDKFYDEIEEHIEEKKCPTSQCSHLIKLTITKKCIGCGACKRACPVDCIEGEAKKQHNIDYNRCTHCGACVSACPVDAIFTGDNTLLFLRNLATPDKIVITQMAPAVRVAIGEAFGFEPGENVEKKLAAGLRKLGVDYVFDTTWGADLTIMEEAAELQERLEKHLAGDESVKLPILTSCCPSWIKFIEQNYADMLDVPSSAKSPMEMFGIVAKEIWAKEKGLSREEVSSVAIMPCIAKKYEASRPEFSVGLDSDVNYVITTRELIKIFQNSGIDLKELEDEEIDSVMGEYTGAGIIFGRTGGVIEAATRTALEKMTGNRIENIEFEALRGWDGFRVCEVEAGDVKLRIGVAHGLREAAKMLDKVRSGEEFFHAIEIMACVGGCIGGGGQPKIKGNKQAVLQKRAEGLNNIDRSKTLRRSNENPEVLAIYEKYLDHPLSHKAHELLHTTYFPRIKKNND, encoded by the coding sequence ATGATAGATAAAAAGACAGCTTTAATACAAAGTGCATTAGGTTCTGTATTTTCTGTTTTTAGTGAAACAGAATTAAAAGAATTAACAAATAATAAAAGAAGTATAGCTATTTGTGGGAAAGTTAATAAGCCAGGAATAATAGAAGTACCTGAAGGGGCTACTCTTAATGATATAATAGAGCTTTGTGGAGGACTTATAAATAAGAGCAACTTCAAAGCAGCACAAATTGGACTTCCTTTTGGAGGCTTTTTAACAGAAGATAGCTTAAATAAAGAATTTGATTTTGGATTATTTTATGAAAATATTGCAAGAACAATTATTATTTTATCTGCGGAAGATTGTATAATTCAGTTTGAAAAGTTTTATATTAGATATTTACTTGCAAAAATTAAAGATGGATCTTATAAAAACTACGAAATAGTTAAAGATGACATAACTGAAATGTTTAATATTTTAAATAGAATAAGCAAAGGTGTATCTAACATGCGTGAAATTTACCTTTTAAGAAATCTTGCGGTGGCAGTAAAATGTAAAATGCATCAAAAGCATAATATTATGGAAGAAATAATTGATAAGTTTTATGACGAAATTGAAGAGCATATTGAAGAGAAGAAATGCCCAACATCTCAGTGTAGCCATCTAATTAAATTAACAATTACTAAAAAGTGCATTGGATGTGGAGCATGCAAAAGAGCATGCCCTGTTGATTGTATTGAGGGGGAAGCGAAAAAACAACATAATATAGATTATAATAGATGTACTCATTGTGGAGCATGTGTATCTGCATGTCCTGTTGATGCAATATTTACAGGAGATAATACTCTTTTATTCCTTAGGAACTTAGCAACACCTGATAAGATAGTAATTACTCAAATGGCACCAGCTGTCAGAGTTGCAATAGGTGAGGCGTTTGGATTTGAACCAGGAGAAAATGTTGAAAAGAAATTAGCAGCTGGTCTTAGAAAATTAGGAGTAGATTATGTGTTTGATACTACTTGGGGAGCTGATTTGACTATAATGGAAGAGGCCGCTGAGCTTCAAGAAAGATTAGAAAAGCATTTAGCTGGAGATGAAAGTGTTAAACTTCCAATTCTTACTTCGTGCTGTCCTTCATGGATTAAATTTATAGAACAAAATTATGCGGATATGTTAGATGTTCCTTCTTCTGCAAAATCTCCAATGGAGATGTTTGGTATAGTTGCAAAAGAAATATGGGCAAAAGAAAAAGGATTATCAAGGGAAGAAGTATCTTCAGTAGCAATCATGCCGTGTATAGCAAAAAAATATGAAGCATCAAGACCAGAATTTTCTGTAGGTTTGGATTCTGACGTTAATTACGTAATTACAACAAGAGAGCTTATAAAGATATTTCAAAATTCAGGAATAGATTTAAAAGAACTTGAAGATGAAGAAATAGATTCAGTCATGGGCGAATATACTGGTGCTGGAATTATTTTCGGTAGAACAGGTGGAGTTATAGAAGCTGCTACAAGGACTGCCCTTGAGAAAATGACTGGAAATAGAATTGAGAATATAGAATTTGAAGCCCTTAGAGGATGGGATGGCTTTAGAGTTTGTGAAGTTGAAGCTGGAGACGTAAAACTAAGAATAGGAGTTGCACATGGACTTAGAGAAGCTGCAAAGATGTTGGATAAAGTAAGATCTGGTGAAGAATTCTTCCACGCTATAGAAATCATGGCTTGTGTAGGTGGATGCATCGGCGGTGGTGGACAGCCCAAAATAAAGGGAAATAAACAAGCAGTACTTCAAAAAAGAGCGGAAGGTTTAAATAATATAGATAGATCTAAGACACTTAGGAGATCAAATGAAAATCCAGAGGTTCTTGCTATTTATGAAAAGTATTTAGATCATCCATTAAGTCATAAAGCTCATGAATTACTTCATACCACATATTTTCCAAGAATTAAGAAAAACAATGATTAA
- a CDS encoding ABC transporter ATP-binding protein: protein MALLKVENATMQFGGLTAVKDFNLEINEGEIVSLIGPNGAGKTTAFNMITNVYTPTNGKIIFDNTDITGMRQDIITKTGIARTFQNIRLFKDLSVLDNVLIANHVHIKSNVIEATLKLSKYRREEKEMFEKSIALLEEVGLYDLKDEKATSLPYGKQRKLEIARALATSPKLLLLDEPAAGMNPTETDELTAFVREIKEKFNLSIFMIEHHMNMVMGLSDRIQVFEYGITIAEGTPSEIQNDKKVIDAYLGVSEDD, encoded by the coding sequence ATGGCACTACTAAAAGTAGAAAATGCAACAATGCAATTTGGAGGTCTTACTGCAGTAAAAGATTTCAATCTTGAAATTAATGAAGGTGAAATAGTTTCTTTAATTGGACCTAATGGAGCAGGTAAAACAACTGCTTTTAATATGATAACAAATGTTTATACACCTACAAATGGAAAAATAATTTTTGATAATACAGATATTACTGGAATGAGACAAGATATAATAACTAAAACAGGAATAGCTAGAACTTTTCAAAACATAAGACTTTTTAAAGACTTAAGCGTACTTGATAATGTATTAATTGCAAACCATGTTCATATTAAATCTAATGTTATTGAAGCTACATTAAAGTTATCTAAGTATAGAAGAGAAGAAAAGGAAATGTTTGAAAAATCAATTGCTCTTTTAGAAGAAGTTGGACTTTATGATTTGAAAGATGAAAAGGCTACTTCACTGCCTTATGGAAAACAAAGAAAGCTTGAAATAGCAAGAGCTCTTGCAACGAGTCCAAAGCTTCTTCTTCTGGATGAACCAGCTGCTGGCATGAATCCTACAGAAACAGATGAACTTACAGCTTTTGTTAGAGAAATTAAAGAAAAGTTTAATTTATCTATATTTATGATAGAACATCATATGAATATGGTTATGGGTTTATCAGATAGAATACAAGTTTTTGAATATGGAATTACTATAGCTGAAGGTACGCCTTCTGAAATACAAAATGATAAAAAGGTTATAGATGCATATTTGGGGGTATCAGAAGATGATTAA